CACCTAACCCTTGTGCTTGTAAAGCCTGAAAGCTGATAATCAGGAATGCCAGTGTAAAGACTCTTTTCATAATCACTTGTTTTTTGAATTCTGTATAAATACTTCAAAAATGATACCAATCAGATCCGATCAAAATTAACGGTCGGTCATCGAAAAAGATGTGAAGAATACCTTATAAAATGGATTAACGGTATGGACAAAACAGGGTATACACTTATCTTGGTCTTGAAAAATCGTCAAAATGAAACAAATCATTACCCGTTTTCTGGTAGCGTTGCTATTACTGACAGCTGTAGAAACAGATGCACAAACCAGTACTTTTATTTTAATGCGTCATGCTGAAAAAGATACCACTGCTCAAGGCTCTACGATGATGCAGGCTGATCCACCTTTGAGTGCGGATGGTGTAAAGCGTGCAGCAAGGATACCAGACGTGTTAAAAGCATTTCAACCGGATGCTATTTATTCTACCAATTTTACACGTACAAAATCTACCGTTACGCCTTTAGCATCCAAAAGTGGTAAAGAAATCCAGATCTATGATCACAGGAATTTAAGAGGTTTTGCAGAGGAGTTATTGAAAATGCAAGGCAAGACTGTTGTGGTAGCTGGTCATTCCAATTCTACGCCTATGTTGGTCAACCTATTGCTAAAAGAAAATAAATACCCCAACCTGG
Above is a genomic segment from Sediminibacterium sp. KACHI17 containing:
- a CDS encoding phosphoglycerate mutase family protein — its product is MKQIITRFLVALLLLTAVETDAQTSTFILMRHAEKDTTAQGSTMMQADPPLSADGVKRAARIPDVLKAFQPDAIYSTNFTRTKSTVTPLASKSGKEIQIYDHRNLRGFAEELLKMQGKTVVVAGHSNSTPMLVNLLLKENKYPNLDESVYDTYWIVTVTDGKAEAKIMKY